A single genomic interval of Cellvibrio sp. PSBB023 harbors:
- a CDS encoding SDR family NAD(P)-dependent oxidoreductase, which produces MTITNQYPSLKYKVVLITGGASGIGANLVEAFCQQGAQVCFIDIRDEDAHKLVAQLSHNPGATPPRYYRCNLLNIPKLQATIKQIYTEVGAINVLINNAANDTRHDFRTVTVDYWNERLAVNLRHHFFAAQAVYPQMVELGGGSIINLGSMSWYATQGGMPGYTSSKAAIEGLTRGLARDMGGDNIRVNTLVPGWVMTERQVAMLTKDKSAHNILENQCLKKSVMPEDISAMALFLASDDSRLCTAQHFIVDGGWI; this is translated from the coding sequence ATGACAATCACCAACCAATACCCCAGCTTGAAATACAAAGTGGTGCTGATTACCGGCGGCGCATCGGGCATTGGTGCCAATTTGGTGGAGGCATTTTGCCAGCAAGGCGCACAGGTCTGCTTTATTGATATTCGCGATGAGGATGCGCACAAGCTGGTCGCACAACTCAGCCACAACCCTGGCGCGACACCACCACGCTACTATCGCTGCAATCTGCTCAACATTCCCAAATTGCAGGCCACCATCAAACAAATTTATACCGAGGTGGGGGCAATTAATGTGTTGATTAATAACGCCGCCAACGATACGCGCCACGATTTCCGCACCGTCACCGTGGACTACTGGAACGAGCGCCTTGCGGTGAATTTGCGCCACCATTTTTTTGCCGCACAAGCGGTGTACCCGCAGATGGTAGAACTGGGCGGTGGCTCCATTATTAATTTAGGCTCCATGAGCTGGTACGCCACCCAAGGGGGCATGCCCGGCTACACCAGCTCCAAGGCAGCCATTGAAGGTTTAACACGCGGCCTCGCCCGCGATATGGGCGGCGACAATATTCGCGTGAATACGCTAGTACCTGGCTGGGTCATGACCGAGCGCCAGGTTGCCATGCTCACCAAGGATAAATCCGCGCACAATATTTTAGAAAACCAATGTTTAAAAAAATCAGTAATGCCGGAAGACATTAGCGCCATGGCGTTATTTCTGGCCTCTGACGACAGCCGCCTGTGTACCGCACAACATTTTATTGTGGATGGCGGCTGGATTTAA
- a CDS encoding IlvD/Edd family dehydratase yields MNQDNKSNKSGSPAQKPLRSAQWFGAQDKNGFMYRSWMKNQGIPEHHFHGKPIIGICNTWSELTPCNSSFRELAESVRRGILEAGGVPVEFPVFSNGESNLRPSAMLTRNLAAMDVEESIRGNPIDGVVLLVGCDKTTPALVMGAASCDLPTIVVTGGPMLNGKHKGKDVGSGTLVWRMSEDYKAGKISLQEFMDAEADMSRSTGTCNTMGTASTMACMVESLGLSLPQNAAIPAVDSRRKTLAYASGMRIVSMVNEDLCLSKLITRDSVINAIRTNAAIGGSTNAVIHLKAIAARLDIPLALDDWHSYGHQIPTLVNLQPSGEFLMEDFYYAGGLPAVLKRLGDANLLHKDCLTANGKTLWENNRDAPCYNDNVIRPLTNPLCDNGGICILRGNLAPRGAVLKPSAASPHLMKHRGRAVVFESFDHYKTRIMDDDLDVDANSVMVLKNCGPKGYPGMPEVGNMGLPPKLLKQGITDMVRISDARMSGTAFGTVVLHVAPEAQEFGPLAAVQDGDWIALDAANGSLELEVSDSDIDKRLAALRAQQSSPKTGGYLQLYIEHVMQADEGCDFDFLVGCRGAAVPSHSH; encoded by the coding sequence ATGAATCAGGATAATAAAAGCAACAAATCCGGCTCCCCCGCGCAGAAACCACTGCGCAGCGCCCAATGGTTTGGCGCTCAGGACAAAAACGGATTTATGTACCGCAGTTGGATGAAGAATCAGGGCATTCCCGAGCATCACTTTCACGGCAAACCCATTATTGGCATCTGCAATACCTGGTCTGAACTCACACCTTGCAATAGCAGTTTTCGCGAACTGGCAGAGTCAGTGCGACGCGGCATTTTGGAGGCGGGCGGAGTACCAGTGGAATTTCCGGTGTTTTCCAACGGCGAATCCAACCTGCGCCCCAGCGCCATGCTCACGCGCAATTTAGCGGCGATGGATGTGGAAGAATCTATTCGCGGCAACCCGATTGACGGTGTCGTGCTGTTAGTGGGTTGCGACAAGACCACCCCCGCACTGGTGATGGGGGCAGCGAGTTGCGATTTACCCACCATTGTTGTGACCGGCGGGCCCATGCTCAACGGCAAACACAAAGGCAAGGATGTGGGCTCAGGCACCTTGGTCTGGCGAATGAGCGAGGACTACAAAGCCGGCAAAATATCGCTGCAGGAATTTATGGATGCCGAGGCGGATATGTCCCGCTCTACCGGCACCTGCAACACCATGGGCACCGCCTCCACCATGGCCTGCATGGTGGAATCACTGGGCTTATCCCTGCCACAAAACGCCGCTATTCCCGCCGTGGATTCCCGTCGCAAAACCCTCGCTTATGCGTCGGGCATGCGTATTGTGTCCATGGTGAATGAAGATTTATGCCTGTCGAAATTGATCACCCGCGACAGCGTGATCAACGCGATACGCACCAACGCCGCGATTGGCGGCTCAACCAATGCCGTGATTCATTTAAAAGCCATTGCCGCGCGCCTGGATATTCCCTTGGCGTTGGACGATTGGCACAGCTACGGCCACCAGATTCCCACCCTGGTGAACCTGCAACCCTCCGGCGAATTCTTGATGGAGGATTTCTATTACGCCGGTGGCCTGCCCGCCGTATTAAAGCGCTTGGGCGATGCGAATTTACTGCACAAAGACTGTCTAACCGCGAATGGTAAAACCCTGTGGGAAAACAACCGGGACGCGCCCTGCTACAACGACAATGTGATTCGCCCGCTCACCAACCCCCTTTGCGATAACGGCGGTATTTGCATTTTGCGTGGCAACCTCGCACCGCGCGGCGCCGTTTTAAAACCCAGCGCGGCATCGCCACACCTGATGAAACATCGTGGCCGTGCCGTAGTATTTGAGAGTTTTGATCACTACAAAACACGCATTATGGATGACGACCTGGACGTGGATGCCAACAGCGTAATGGTGCTAAAAAATTGCGGCCCCAAGGGCTATCCCGGTATGCCGGAAGTGGGCAACATGGGGCTGCCACCCAAACTGTTGAAACAAGGCATTACCGACATGGTGCGCATTTCCGATGCGCGCATGAGTGGCACCGCCTTTGGCACAGTGGTATTGCATGTTGCGCCGGAAGCACAAGAATTTGGCCCGCTCGCCGCCGTGCAAGATGGCGACTGGATTGCACTGGATGCCGCCAATGGCTCGCTTGAATTGGAAGTGAGCGATAGCGATATTGACAAGCGCCTCGCCGCGTTGCGCGCGCAACAGTCGTCACCCAAAACCGGAGGTTATTTGCAGCTTTATATAGAGCATGTGATGCAGGCCGACGAAGGCTGTGACTTTGATTTTTTAGTAGGCTGTCGCGGCGCTGCCGTGCCCAGCCACTCGCACTAG
- a CDS encoding glycoside hydrolase family 43 protein: MRSFIKPLVAAVASCCAALTYAANPIFSDVFTADPAALVHDGKVYLYTGHDQAKDNTKFFEMHDWLVFSSDDMVNWEAHGPRLQVKDFKWAKGDAWASQVIERDGKFYWYITARHNDTKPGFAIGVAVGDSPLGPFKDALGKALITNDMTTATSNDWDDIDPSVWIDDDGQAYLFWGNTKAYYAKLKKNMTELDGPITEIKGLPEFTEAIWIHKHKDNFYLSYAMGFPEKIGYAMSKNINGPWEYKGILNEVAGNTPTNHQAIITFNDKHYFIYHTGAGRPDGGQYRRSVSIDELFYNPDGTIKRIIMTSEGVTANSAVNKAKK, encoded by the coding sequence ATGCGTTCATTCATCAAGCCGTTGGTCGCCGCTGTGGCATCCTGTTGTGCGGCATTGACCTATGCCGCCAACCCTATTTTCAGCGATGTGTTTACTGCTGACCCTGCAGCGCTGGTGCATGACGGCAAGGTGTACCTCTATACCGGACACGACCAGGCCAAAGACAACACCAAATTCTTTGAGATGCACGATTGGCTGGTTTTTTCATCGGATGACATGGTGAATTGGGAGGCTCATGGCCCGCGCCTGCAGGTGAAAGATTTCAAATGGGCCAAAGGCGATGCCTGGGCGAGCCAGGTGATTGAGCGCGACGGCAAGTTTTATTGGTACATCACCGCGCGCCACAATGACACCAAACCCGGCTTTGCGATTGGTGTTGCCGTGGGCGACAGTCCGCTCGGCCCTTTTAAGGATGCCTTGGGCAAGGCGCTGATCACCAATGACATGACGACCGCTACCAGCAATGACTGGGACGATATAGATCCATCGGTGTGGATTGATGACGATGGCCAAGCCTATTTGTTTTGGGGTAATACCAAGGCCTACTACGCCAAACTCAAGAAAAATATGACTGAGCTGGATGGCCCGATTACGGAGATCAAAGGCCTGCCGGAGTTTACTGAGGCGATTTGGATTCACAAGCATAAGGACAACTTCTATTTGTCCTACGCCATGGGCTTCCCTGAGAAGATCGGCTACGCCATGAGCAAAAACATCAATGGGCCTTGGGAATATAAAGGCATATTGAATGAAGTGGCGGGCAATACCCCCACCAATCACCAAGCCATCATCACCTTTAATGACAAGCATTACTTCATTTATCACACCGGCGCCGGGCGTCCGGACGGCGGCCAATACCGTCGTTCGGTCAGCATCGATGAATTGTTTTACAACCCGGATGGCACCATTAAACGCATCATCATGACCAGCGAAGGTGTCACGGCGAACAGCGCAGTTAACAAGGCGAAAAAATAA
- a CDS encoding ribulokinase — MTSYALGLDYGSDSVRALLVDVHSGKEVATNVVYYPRWKKGLFCVPAKDQFRQHPLDYLESLEQVIQGLWEKAPAGAAAQVIGIGFDTTGSTPIAVDRDGVALALKPEFAENPNAMFVLWKDHTAVKEAQEITAAAGKATENYLKYEGGIYSSEWFWAKTLHVLREDTAVAKAAYLWVEHCDWMSAVLTGTTHPSKLRMGRCATGHKLMWHESWGGYPPNDFFVGIDPLLDGLRDKLPAETFTSDQTCGHLIGEWAERLGLPLGAPVSFSAFDCHMGAVAANVKPGVLTKIMGTSTCDITVATYDDIGDKCIAGICGQVDGSVTPGFVGLEAGQSAFGDLYAWFRSLVNWPVQHLLADSSLLDNATKQKLAQEIEDNTLVALSKAASQLAIGESGITALDWVNGRRTPDADQTVAMAIAGLKMGSSAPHVFRALVEATAYGARAIIERFKQQGVAITSVVAIGGISKKSDFVMQTCADVWNCPIDVLESEQSCALGAAIFAAVVGGAYPNVEAAQKVMASTLCKTYQPNAQAAAAYEALYQQYLTLANFENTRAAGAKA; from the coding sequence ATGACGTCCTACGCCTTGGGGCTGGATTATGGTTCTGACTCGGTCAGGGCTTTGTTGGTTGATGTGCATTCGGGTAAGGAAGTGGCTACCAATGTGGTCTATTACCCGCGTTGGAAAAAAGGCTTGTTTTGTGTGCCCGCCAAAGACCAGTTTCGCCAGCACCCGCTCGATTATCTGGAAAGTCTGGAACAGGTGATCCAGGGGTTGTGGGAGAAGGCCCCTGCTGGTGCCGCCGCACAGGTTATCGGCATAGGTTTTGACACAACCGGGTCAACCCCCATCGCAGTTGATCGCGACGGCGTTGCACTTGCATTGAAGCCGGAGTTTGCCGAAAACCCCAATGCCATGTTTGTGCTCTGGAAAGATCACACCGCCGTCAAAGAGGCGCAGGAAATTACTGCTGCTGCCGGTAAGGCAACAGAAAACTATTTGAAGTACGAAGGTGGTATTTATTCGTCTGAATGGTTCTGGGCTAAAACCCTGCACGTACTGCGTGAAGATACTGCCGTCGCCAAGGCCGCCTACCTCTGGGTAGAACATTGCGATTGGATGTCTGCCGTACTCACCGGCACTACCCACCCATCCAAATTACGCATGGGTCGCTGTGCGACTGGCCATAAATTAATGTGGCATGAAAGCTGGGGCGGTTATCCACCCAACGATTTTTTTGTCGGCATAGATCCTTTATTAGACGGCCTGCGCGACAAGCTGCCCGCCGAAACCTTTACCTCTGACCAAACCTGCGGCCACCTGATTGGCGAGTGGGCAGAGCGCCTCGGTTTGCCCTTGGGCGCACCGGTAAGTTTCAGCGCTTTCGATTGTCACATGGGCGCCGTAGCGGCCAATGTAAAACCGGGCGTACTCACCAAAATTATGGGCACCTCCACCTGCGATATTACCGTCGCTACCTATGACGACATTGGCGATAAATGTATCGCCGGTATTTGCGGTCAGGTAGACGGTTCGGTAACGCCAGGGTTTGTCGGTTTGGAAGCAGGGCAGTCGGCCTTCGGTGATTTGTATGCCTGGTTCCGCAGTCTGGTGAACTGGCCTGTACAACATTTGTTGGCAGATTCATCGTTGTTGGATAACGCGACCAAACAAAAACTCGCACAAGAAATTGAAGACAATACCTTGGTTGCGCTGAGCAAAGCTGCCAGCCAATTAGCCATCGGTGAATCCGGCATTACCGCTCTCGATTGGGTGAATGGTCGCCGCACGCCCGATGCTGATCAAACCGTGGCTATGGCTATCGCCGGTTTGAAAATGGGCAGCAGTGCGCCCCATGTTTTCCGCGCCTTGGTTGAAGCAACTGCTTACGGCGCGCGCGCGATTATCGAACGCTTTAAACAACAAGGCGTAGCGATTACGTCCGTGGTTGCTATTGGTGGCATCTCCAAAAAATCAGACTTTGTAATGCAAACCTGCGCCGATGTATGGAACTGCCCGATTGATGTATTGGAGAGCGAGCAGAGCTGTGCCTTGGGCGCCGCTATTTTTGCGGCTGTTGTCGGTGGTGCTTATCCCAATGTAGAAGCGGCGCAAAAAGTTATGGCGTCCACCCTGTGCAAAACCTATCAGCCTAATGCGCAAGCGGCAGCCGCTTATGAGGCGTTGTATCAACAATATTTGACGCTGGCAAACTTTGAAAATACCCGTGCGGCAGGAGCTAAGGCGTAA
- a CDS encoding L-ribulose-5-phosphate 4-epimerase has product MSYTELKREVFEANMELNRRNLVVYTWGNVSQIDRAKGVIAIKPSGVAYEVMTVDDIVVVDLENKIVEGKMRPSSDTKTHTHLYRHFETIGGVTHTHSTYATAWAQTQQAIPCYGTTHADYAYGEIPCTAVMTDEQIERDYEEETGVQITDCFKGRSPIEVPMVIVAGHAPFTWGKNGADAVYHAVILEEIARMAYLTKTLQQNTPPLKQGIVDKHYLRKHGKNAYYGQK; this is encoded by the coding sequence ATGAGCTATACCGAATTAAAACGCGAAGTATTTGAAGCCAACATGGAATTAAACCGCCGCAACCTGGTGGTGTATACCTGGGGCAACGTATCGCAAATTGATCGCGCCAAAGGTGTGATTGCGATTAAACCCAGCGGCGTGGCTTATGAAGTCATGACTGTGGATGACATAGTGGTTGTGGATTTGGAAAACAAGATTGTGGAGGGCAAGATGCGCCCTTCTTCTGATACCAAAACCCACACCCATTTGTATCGCCATTTTGAAACCATTGGTGGAGTGACTCACACTCACTCGACTTACGCGACCGCGTGGGCACAAACCCAGCAGGCAATTCCCTGCTACGGTACCACCCATGCCGATTACGCCTACGGTGAAATTCCCTGCACGGCAGTGATGACAGATGAGCAAATCGAACGCGATTATGAAGAGGAAACCGGCGTACAAATTACCGATTGTTTTAAAGGCCGTAGTCCGATTGAAGTGCCAATGGTTATTGTGGCTGGTCATGCGCCTTTTACCTGGGGTAAAAACGGCGCCGACGCGGTATACCATGCGGTTATCCTGGAAGAAATTGCGCGCATGGCCTATTTGACCAAAACCTTGCAGCAAAACACACCGCCGCTAAAACAGGGCATTGTGGATAAACATTATTTACGCAAACACGGAAAAAATGCCTATTACGGGCAGAAATAA
- the araA gene encoding L-arabinose isomerase produces MKIYGDKEVWLVTGSQDLYGPGVLKQVAENSKAIAAGLTESNNISIKIVAQDTVKSPKEILAVCQAANSNPNCVGLILWMHTFSPAKMWIAGLSALSKPYMHLHTQFNAELPFAEINMHFMNLNQSAHGDREFGHVSTRLRQERKVVVGHWATESVQKQIDSWCRVAMGWYASQNLKVARFGDNMRQVAVTDGDKVAAQIKFGYEVHAYGLGDLQKVVDAVTDEQVAAQIEIYKKDYDVNPAIFDDAHQYQMLKNEARLELGMLKFLTDGEFGAFTNCFENLTGLTNLPGLATQRLMAAGFGYGGEGDWKTAAMVHICKVMSKGREGGSSFMEDYTYHFGAVDQVLGAHMLEVCPSIAAAKPKLEVHLHTIGCRNDIARLIFTGKAGPALCISLIDIGTRFRVIINEVDTVNPPQELPKLPVAKALWEPRPNLEISAAAWIQAGGAHHSAYTQGVTADEIVDYAEMAGIEALVIGADTTVRAFKTELRHNAAYYHLKDGV; encoded by the coding sequence ATGAAAATTTACGGCGACAAAGAAGTCTGGTTGGTAACTGGCTCGCAAGATTTGTACGGCCCCGGCGTATTAAAACAAGTCGCCGAGAACAGCAAAGCCATCGCAGCGGGTTTGACTGAATCCAACAATATTTCCATCAAAATTGTTGCGCAAGACACGGTTAAATCGCCCAAGGAAATTTTGGCGGTATGCCAAGCAGCCAACAGCAACCCCAACTGCGTCGGGTTGATTTTGTGGATGCACACCTTCAGCCCCGCCAAAATGTGGATCGCCGGTTTGAGTGCATTGAGCAAGCCTTATATGCATTTGCACACCCAGTTCAATGCGGAGCTGCCGTTTGCTGAAATCAACATGCACTTTATGAACCTGAACCAATCTGCCCACGGCGACCGTGAGTTTGGCCATGTGAGCACCCGTTTGCGTCAAGAACGCAAAGTGGTTGTGGGTCACTGGGCAACTGAATCTGTGCAAAAGCAAATCGACAGCTGGTGCCGCGTAGCAATGGGTTGGTATGCCAGCCAGAATTTGAAAGTGGCGCGCTTTGGCGACAACATGCGTCAAGTCGCTGTTACTGATGGCGATAAAGTTGCTGCGCAAATTAAATTTGGTTACGAAGTTCACGCCTATGGTTTAGGCGACCTGCAAAAAGTGGTAGATGCTGTGACCGACGAGCAAGTTGCGGCACAAATTGAAATCTACAAAAAAGATTACGATGTAAACCCCGCGATTTTTGATGATGCACATCAATACCAAATGCTGAAAAATGAAGCGCGTTTGGAGCTGGGCATGCTGAAGTTTTTGACCGACGGTGAATTCGGTGCATTTACTAACTGCTTCGAAAACCTGACCGGTTTAACTAACCTGCCAGGCTTGGCTACCCAGCGTTTAATGGCAGCCGGTTTTGGTTACGGCGGTGAAGGCGATTGGAAAACCGCAGCCATGGTGCACATCTGTAAAGTCATGTCCAAAGGCCGTGAAGGTGGCTCATCCTTTATGGAAGATTACACCTATCACTTTGGCGCTGTGGATCAAGTATTGGGCGCGCACATGTTGGAGGTGTGTCCATCCATCGCTGCTGCAAAACCAAAACTGGAAGTGCATTTGCACACCATTGGCTGCCGCAATGATATCGCGCGTTTGATATTCACCGGCAAAGCAGGCCCTGCACTGTGTATTTCTTTGATTGATATAGGCACACGTTTCCGTGTAATTATCAACGAAGTGGACACCGTAAACCCACCACAAGAACTGCCGAAATTGCCAGTAGCTAAAGCCCTGTGGGAACCTCGCCCCAACCTGGAAATTTCAGCCGCCGCTTGGATTCAAGCCGGTGGTGCACACCACAGTGCTTACACTCAGGGTGTAACGGCTGATGAAATTGTGGATTACGCTGAAATGGCGGGCATCGAAGCTCTGGTGATTGGTGCCGATACCACCGTGCGTGCATTCAAAACTGAATTGCGCCACAACGCGGCTTACTATCATTTAAAAGATGGTGTGTAA
- a CDS encoding DUF6351 family protein translates to MSSCSASKPSITANANNACSNLLAFSSSENAVVIKSASLVPAGPVPAVPYQPPYAGTLASYCRVDGVIDERIGEGGKPYAIGFAIALPEKWNGRFMMQGGGGLNGSVATPLGSNAAGDMTALQRGFAVVTTDTGHQGTHGFDSSFFSDQEATLNFLYQAIGKVAITSKHIVAQYYGKAIEHSYYMGCSTGGREAMIMSQRYPRLFDGIVAGAPAMRTSFSNLADKWVMTSLATVAPKDEQGHPLVAQALTEQDKTIVMNGLLKQCDAMDGVADNMISNVVGCKFDPMSLACSATKKQACISPEKAKAIKVGFAGPKNSLGVQVYPGFWFDTGITETQGIPGLLNPGFHPIVGKITSTEMNVDQEAMAASTPSAFVGDSAYWTLLNTFSNNGGKLIFYHGVSDPWFSAQETARYYDQLVKDNGGAEKVYQWSRLFLVPGMGHCGGGAAALDHLDMIAPIVNWVEQNQAPEQIQVTGQAFPNRSRPLCPYPSYAHYSGAGDSEKAENFTCKYPGA, encoded by the coding sequence TTGTCTTCCTGTTCGGCCAGTAAACCATCCATAACGGCGAATGCAAATAATGCGTGCAGTAATTTGCTTGCATTTAGTTCGTCTGAAAATGCCGTAGTCATAAAAAGTGCAAGTCTGGTACCGGCAGGGCCTGTGCCTGCCGTTCCTTATCAACCGCCTTATGCCGGAACATTAGCGAGTTATTGCCGCGTTGATGGTGTGATTGATGAGCGCATTGGTGAAGGCGGTAAACCTTATGCGATAGGTTTTGCAATTGCTTTGCCGGAAAAATGGAATGGCCGTTTTATGATGCAAGGCGGTGGCGGCTTGAATGGTTCTGTCGCAACACCCTTAGGCAGTAATGCCGCTGGTGACATGACGGCATTGCAGCGTGGTTTTGCTGTGGTGACTACTGATACCGGTCATCAGGGCACTCATGGTTTCGATTCCAGTTTCTTCAGTGACCAGGAAGCAACCTTGAACTTTTTGTATCAGGCTATTGGCAAGGTGGCTATCACATCCAAACACATTGTGGCGCAGTATTACGGCAAGGCCATTGAGCACTCTTATTATATGGGATGCTCAACCGGCGGCCGTGAAGCCATGATTATGTCGCAGCGTTATCCTCGCTTGTTTGACGGTATTGTGGCTGGTGCACCGGCCATGCGCACCAGCTTTTCCAACCTGGCTGACAAGTGGGTGATGACCTCGCTTGCCACGGTGGCGCCCAAAGATGAACAGGGTCATCCACTGGTTGCGCAAGCCTTAACAGAGCAAGATAAAACCATTGTGATGAACGGTTTGTTAAAACAATGCGATGCAATGGATGGTGTTGCGGACAACATGATCTCAAATGTCGTGGGCTGTAAATTCGACCCTATGTCACTTGCTTGTAGTGCAACAAAAAAACAGGCATGTATCAGTCCCGAAAAAGCCAAAGCCATTAAAGTGGGATTTGCCGGCCCCAAAAATTCACTCGGCGTGCAGGTGTATCCCGGTTTCTGGTTTGATACAGGTATCACCGAAACACAGGGTATTCCCGGTTTATTAAATCCCGGTTTTCATCCTATCGTGGGGAAAATTACCAGTACGGAAATGAACGTTGATCAAGAGGCGATGGCAGCGTCTACGCCATCGGCATTTGTCGGCGATTCTGCCTACTGGACATTGCTCAATACCTTTTCCAACAACGGCGGCAAATTAATTTTTTATCATGGCGTCAGTGACCCCTGGTTTTCTGCACAGGAAACCGCACGTTATTACGATCAGTTAGTAAAAGATAATGGCGGAGCAGAAAAAGTTTACCAGTGGAGCCGTTTGTTTTTAGTTCCCGGCATGGGCCATTGCGGTGGCGGTGCGGCGGCTTTGGATCATCTCGATATGATCGCTCCTATTGTTAATTGGGTTGAACAAAACCAGGCACCAGAGCAAATACAGGTAACTGGTCAGGCATTCCCCAATCGCAGCCGCCCACTATGCCCTTATCCAAGCTATGCCCATTACAGCGGTGCAGGTGATTCGGAAAAAGCAGAAAATTTCACCTGTAAATATCCAGGGGCATGA
- a CDS encoding beta-phosphoglucomutase family hydrolase has translation MMYDQYAALIFDMDGTLVDSGQLHEYAWTATLNKYGIPIDRLLMRSLAGVPTKGTIEILLEKFGITATASLDEMNDFKEQAVHDSMHLYVKPTALIDVAQRYHGKKPMAIGTGAYTEEANKILALCGLDKYIDVVVGADQVQNPKPAPDTFLRCAELLGIDPAQCVVFEDSKLGLQAAASAGMAGIDVLLVHAIENDYFL, from the coding sequence ATGATGTACGACCAATATGCAGCCTTGATTTTTGATATGGATGGCACCCTGGTAGACAGTGGCCAACTCCATGAATATGCCTGGACGGCCACGCTGAATAAGTATGGTATCCCCATTGATCGCCTATTAATGCGTTCATTGGCTGGTGTACCTACCAAAGGCACGATTGAAATCCTGCTGGAAAAATTTGGCATTACTGCCACCGCCAGTTTGGATGAAATGAATGATTTTAAAGAGCAGGCCGTGCATGACTCCATGCACTTGTATGTAAAACCTACAGCATTGATTGATGTTGCCCAGCGCTACCATGGCAAAAAACCAATGGCCATTGGCACTGGTGCTTATACCGAGGAAGCCAACAAGATTTTGGCGCTCTGCGGGCTGGATAAATATATCGATGTTGTGGTTGGTGCTGATCAGGTACAAAACCCCAAGCCGGCACCCGATACCTTTTTGCGCTGCGCCGAATTATTAGGTATTGATCCCGCCCAGTGCGTGGTATTTGAAGATTCAAAACTGGGCCTGCAAGCAGCAGCCAGTGCAGGCATGGCGGGTATCGATGTATTGTTGGTACACGCGATAGAGAACGATTACTTTTTGTAA